A stretch of the Haloarcula ordinaria genome encodes the following:
- a CDS encoding sugar-transfer associated ATP-grasp domain-containing protein, with translation MNIRGQYGPAVLLLAGLASVALYLRVNATAFVPASEGLRFAFQLMLAGTVIAVLRNEVGLSTFGVFGPVILAFAWLDIGPLWGFLFVAYVFVATVSARVALSNLDLGTAHRVATLLVVAIVAVYVMVSVGRLQGVPPFSAVLLFPVILTTWYAERFVQGVTASGWGPSARRLGYTLFAIGAAYLVAGYDPLVTAVVENPELWVVLAGVNIALGASTDVRLGEYLRFQTLRQALTTERSADVLTMRVRNREFISRYNPAPLMGRYDKVGMKQRLHGLGIPTPETLMVVDGDEDLAALRELVETRDLFVVKPVDGSGGDRILVVSGRDAPSGHFTTNRGQLTADEIVSHARDICFGSVTNYGDRTRALVEELVVPDGLLADRAPGGVPDLRVITLHGYPVMAMVRLPTAESRGTANIHVGAVGVAVDIATGVASGGYQQTRQTFVDTHPDTGASLAFEIPDWSTVLTIVSEAAISTGLGYTGVDIVFDADRGPMVLEVNRRPGLGIQNANMAGLLGRLRFVEAQGEASQFVTADERVRRAREWARNGWQSPAVDSPRTAATVEVQQ, from the coding sequence ATGAATATTCGGGGGCAATACGGACCGGCGGTACTGTTGTTGGCCGGACTGGCCAGCGTCGCACTCTATCTCCGGGTGAACGCAACCGCGTTCGTCCCCGCGTCCGAAGGGCTCCGGTTCGCGTTCCAGCTGATGCTCGCGGGGACCGTCATCGCCGTCCTCCGCAACGAGGTCGGCCTGTCGACGTTCGGGGTGTTCGGACCGGTCATCCTGGCGTTCGCGTGGCTCGACATCGGACCGCTGTGGGGCTTTCTCTTCGTCGCCTACGTGTTCGTCGCCACCGTCTCGGCCCGTGTCGCGCTGTCGAACCTGGACCTTGGGACGGCCCACCGCGTCGCGACGTTGCTGGTCGTCGCCATCGTCGCAGTGTACGTCATGGTGTCGGTCGGTCGGCTCCAGGGAGTTCCGCCGTTCAGTGCGGTCCTGCTGTTCCCCGTCATCCTGACGACCTGGTACGCAGAGCGGTTCGTCCAGGGCGTCACCGCGTCCGGGTGGGGGCCGTCGGCGCGACGGCTCGGGTACACGCTCTTCGCGATCGGGGCGGCGTATCTCGTCGCCGGGTACGACCCGCTGGTCACGGCCGTCGTCGAGAACCCCGAACTGTGGGTCGTGCTCGCCGGGGTCAACATCGCGCTGGGTGCGAGCACTGACGTCCGCCTCGGGGAGTACCTCCGGTTCCAGACGCTCAGACAAGCGCTCACCACAGAGCGCTCGGCCGACGTCCTCACTATGCGTGTCCGCAACCGGGAGTTCATCAGCCGGTACAACCCGGCCCCGCTGATGGGGCGCTACGACAAGGTGGGGATGAAACAGCGCCTCCACGGCCTCGGCATCCCGACCCCGGAGACGCTCATGGTCGTCGACGGCGACGAGGACCTGGCCGCGCTCCGTGAACTCGTCGAGACGCGGGACCTGTTCGTCGTCAAGCCCGTCGACGGCAGCGGCGGCGACCGCATCCTCGTCGTCAGCGGGCGCGACGCCCCCAGCGGCCACTTCACCACCAACCGCGGCCAGCTGACGGCCGACGAAATCGTCTCACACGCGCGGGACATCTGCTTCGGGAGCGTCACGAACTACGGGGACCGGACCCGCGCGCTCGTCGAGGAGCTGGTCGTTCCGGACGGTCTGCTGGCGGACCGCGCACCCGGTGGCGTCCCCGACCTGCGAGTCATCACGCTACACGGCTACCCCGTGATGGCGATGGTCCGCCTCCCGACTGCGGAGTCGCGGGGGACCGCCAACATCCACGTGGGCGCCGTCGGCGTCGCCGTCGACATCGCGACGGGCGTCGCGTCCGGCGGCTACCAGCAGACCCGGCAGACGTTCGTGGACACGCACCCGGACACGGGCGCGTCCCTCGCGTTCGAGATTCCCGACTGGTCGACCGTCCTCACTATCGTGTCCGAGGCGGCGATTTCGACCGGCCTCGGCTACACCGGCGTCGACATCGTCTTCGACGCGGACCGCGGCCCCATGGTACTCGAGGTGAACCGCCGGCCCGGGCTCGGGATACAGAACGCCAACATGGCGGGGCTCCTCGGCCGCCTCCGGTTCGTCGAGGCGCAGGGCGAGGCCAGCCAGTTCGTCACCGCCGACGAACGGGTCCGTCGAGCACGCGAGTGGGCACGGAACGGCTGGCAGTCCCCGGCGGTCGACTCACCACGGACAGCGGCCACCGTTGAGGTGCAGCAATGA
- a CDS encoding PAS domain-containing sensor histidine kinase — MSVQFDERLPARFEQLHVGIVLYDSETGAVLDANDRIEAIFGYDVAALREMAIDEYSANTQTDGGTQLRKWMRAAADGEPQQCQWRVKRADGELIWTEIRLSHYGPQGEGCVLAEVFDITDHYTATRRVGLFSRVLRHNLRNDVTVIAGRAEHIGDEADEQRVRTDAETIRRKAGEVARLTEAVKQIDRAMAETVADRTLENATDAVAEVVEPLRERYPDATVTVAERDEMWIHIDDTFDHALTHAVDNAIRHDDGDPTVEITVGASPNTGRVEISVADTAPPIPDTELDAIDDLTQTTTTAHGSGTGLFVLKWCVESLGGELRFDRRDGGNVVRIYLPPKTP, encoded by the coding sequence ATGTCGGTCCAGTTTGACGAGCGATTGCCTGCGCGATTCGAGCAGTTACACGTCGGCATCGTGTTGTACGATTCCGAGACCGGTGCCGTGCTCGACGCGAACGACCGAATCGAGGCGATATTCGGCTACGACGTCGCGGCCTTGCGTGAGATGGCCATCGACGAGTACAGCGCGAACACGCAGACCGACGGTGGAACACAGCTCCGCAAGTGGATGCGGGCGGCCGCTGACGGCGAGCCCCAGCAGTGCCAGTGGCGGGTCAAGCGCGCCGACGGCGAACTGATATGGACCGAGATACGGCTCTCGCATTACGGGCCCCAGGGCGAGGGGTGCGTACTCGCCGAAGTGTTCGACATCACGGACCACTACACGGCCACGCGCCGGGTCGGTCTGTTCTCCCGTGTCCTCCGACACAACCTCCGAAACGACGTCACCGTCATCGCCGGGCGGGCCGAGCACATCGGCGACGAGGCCGACGAGCAACGCGTTCGGACCGACGCCGAGACCATCCGACGCAAGGCTGGCGAGGTCGCCCGGTTGACCGAGGCGGTGAAGCAGATCGACCGGGCGATGGCCGAGACGGTCGCCGACCGGACGCTCGAGAACGCGACGGACGCGGTGGCCGAGGTGGTCGAGCCCCTTCGCGAGCGGTATCCGGACGCGACCGTCACCGTCGCAGAACGGGACGAGATGTGGATTCACATCGACGACACGTTCGACCACGCACTGACCCACGCCGTCGACAACGCCATCCGACACGACGACGGCGACCCGACGGTCGAGATCACCGTCGGGGCCTCGCCCAACACCGGCCGCGTCGAGATCAGCGTCGCCGACACCGCCCCGCCGATTCCGGACACCGAGCTCGACGCCATCGACGACCTGACACAGACCACGACCACCGCACACGGGTCCGGGACGGGCCTGTTCGTATTGAAGTGGTGCGTCGAGTCACTCGGCGGCGAACTCCGGTTCGACCGCCGCGACGGCGGCAACGTCGTCAGGATCTATCTCCCGCCGAAGACACCCTGA
- a CDS encoding DUF309 domain-containing protein: MDSHLRAGIAVYNAGRYHAAHDAWEDYWLDLEAGDDERFLHGLIQFTAVVHHAHTGNWSGAQGLAESAGEYLAELSDDYRGVNLNVVRPFLARVAADPEHAERVAVPLLTHEGVALDYEALDFDATAVAAQVLAEADGYDEEAIEDAIGYAREELAERGEGRFVGLLFSFVREDEKRPVVAQRLVQHVERERGKDADVENLFE; the protein is encoded by the coding sequence ATGGACTCACACCTCCGGGCCGGTATCGCCGTCTACAACGCCGGCCGGTACCACGCCGCCCACGACGCCTGGGAGGACTACTGGCTGGATCTTGAGGCGGGCGACGACGAGCGGTTCCTCCACGGACTCATCCAGTTCACCGCCGTCGTCCATCACGCCCACACCGGCAACTGGTCGGGCGCACAGGGGCTGGCCGAGAGCGCCGGCGAGTACCTCGCGGAACTCTCGGACGACTACCGGGGCGTGAACCTCAACGTCGTCCGGCCGTTCCTCGCGCGGGTGGCCGCGGATCCCGAACACGCCGAGCGGGTCGCCGTCCCGCTGCTCACCCACGAGGGCGTCGCACTCGACTACGAGGCGCTGGATTTCGACGCGACGGCCGTCGCCGCACAGGTTCTCGCGGAGGCCGACGGCTACGACGAGGAGGCGATCGAGGATGCGATCGGATACGCCCGCGAGGAACTGGCCGAGCGTGGCGAAGGCAGGTTCGTCGGGTTGCTGTTCTCGTTCGTCCGCGAAGACGAGAAACGGCCCGTCGTGGCTCAGCGACTCGTCCAGCACGTCGAGCGGGAGCGAGGCAAAGACGCGGACGTCGAGAACCTGTTCGAGTAA
- the azf gene encoding NAD-dependent glucose-6-phosphate dehydrogenase Azf, whose translation MDDPVLLTGAGGAVGEAILEGIGDEYYWRLMYHNPPAENPGHEYLVGDVVDTDDIREAMDGVGAVIHLAGDPRPEAPWNSVLSNNIDGTQKMYQIAVEEGVEKFVFASSNHAVGSFETDTRTPEMYRTHDDFRLDGTELPRPGNLYGVSKATGEVLGRYYHDEYGINVCNIRIGNLTRNHPPVEYERGQAMWLSYPDCAHIHQCALEADYEYEIVYGISDNDRKYYSIERAKEVLGYDPQDNSAEYTFDGEPIEGAGPTN comes from the coding sequence ATGGACGACCCGGTTCTGCTCACAGGTGCTGGCGGCGCTGTCGGGGAGGCCATCCTCGAGGGCATCGGGGACGAGTACTACTGGCGGCTCATGTATCACAACCCGCCGGCGGAGAACCCCGGTCACGAGTACCTCGTCGGCGACGTCGTCGACACTGACGACATCAGGGAGGCGATGGACGGCGTCGGCGCGGTCATCCACCTCGCCGGCGACCCGCGGCCGGAGGCCCCATGGAACTCCGTGCTGTCGAACAACATCGACGGCACCCAGAAGATGTACCAGATTGCTGTCGAGGAGGGCGTCGAGAAGTTCGTCTTCGCCTCCTCGAACCACGCCGTCGGGTCCTTCGAGACCGACACGCGCACGCCCGAGATGTACCGCACGCACGACGACTTCCGCCTCGACGGCACCGAACTGCCCCGCCCGGGCAACCTCTACGGCGTCTCGAAGGCGACCGGCGAGGTGCTGGGCCGGTACTACCACGACGAGTACGGCATCAACGTGTGTAACATCCGCATCGGGAACCTCACCCGCAATCACCCGCCCGTCGAGTACGAGCGCGGACAGGCGATGTGGCTCTCCTACCCGGACTGTGCCCACATCCACCAGTGTGCGCTCGAGGCCGACTACGAGTACGAGATCGTCTACGGTATCTCTGACAACGACCGCAAGTACTACTCCATCGAACGCGCGAAGGAGGTGCTGGGCTACGACCCACAGGACAACTCCGCCGAGTACACCTTCGACGGCGAACCCATCGAGGGCGCGGGCCCGACGAACTGA
- a CDS encoding dihydroneopterin aldolase family protein, with protein MDPTTAQLACFEAGVKFGSLYHQFAGTPVSPASADSLATAMAEAIENQPHCESVTVDFDDEALRAAIDEGGADYTELTGRLVEVEMVIDYEGTTVETSMAMVDGYPLMQVDDVAE; from the coding sequence ATGGACCCCACGACCGCCCAGCTGGCCTGCTTCGAGGCCGGCGTCAAGTTCGGGTCGCTGTACCACCAGTTCGCCGGGACGCCAGTGAGCCCCGCGAGCGCGGACTCACTCGCGACGGCGATGGCGGAGGCCATCGAGAACCAGCCCCACTGTGAGTCGGTGACCGTCGACTTCGACGACGAGGCGCTCCGGGCGGCCATCGACGAGGGCGGCGCGGACTACACCGAACTCACCGGCCGACTCGTCGAGGTCGAGATGGTCATCGACTACGAGGGGACCACCGTCGAGACGAGCATGGCGATGGTCGACGGCTACCCGCTGATGCAGGTGGACGACGTCGCCGAGTGA
- a CDS encoding DUF7544 domain-containing protein: protein MALHAVGNIDDAIDATKAFVLPFELRRWLKLAFVVFFLGGGGGTGGIQNIGNLGNIGDGGGPGGPGGGATGGFSLTAPVETLPALSDVLFQVPGPDVPADPSGALGGLGVAVVAIAVIVILAIALVFAVVGAVMEFVFTKSLITQEVHVRRSFRKHLGDGLWLLGFRIVLGILGLLVFGSILLGLFALVVGADLANLGTSVMLGSIGLVVVVIAAAALVLGTISGFTNVFVVPLMVQGDEGILAGWGRLWSSITAEPKQYLAYLFLSVVLGIGVGIVGAVLGAIAFVVLAIPFGIVGALFWFALGEGLASGVLVGIVALLFVLALLVVANLIKAPLQSFLRYYAMLVLGDIDADLDPIPEVRASIRDEA, encoded by the coding sequence ATGGCCCTCCACGCAGTCGGAAACATCGACGACGCGATCGACGCGACCAAGGCGTTCGTGTTACCGTTCGAGTTACGACGGTGGCTCAAACTGGCGTTCGTCGTCTTCTTCCTCGGTGGCGGCGGTGGCACCGGCGGTATCCAGAACATCGGTAATCTCGGGAACATCGGCGACGGCGGCGGTCCCGGTGGTCCCGGCGGTGGTGCGACCGGCGGCTTCTCGCTGACCGCACCGGTCGAGACGCTCCCCGCTCTCTCCGACGTCCTGTTCCAGGTCCCGGGCCCCGACGTTCCGGCCGACCCGAGCGGTGCGCTGGGCGGGCTCGGCGTGGCAGTGGTCGCTATCGCTGTCATCGTCATCCTGGCCATCGCCCTGGTCTTTGCCGTCGTCGGCGCGGTCATGGAGTTCGTCTTCACCAAGTCGCTCATCACCCAGGAGGTGCACGTCCGCCGGTCGTTCCGCAAGCACCTCGGCGACGGCCTCTGGCTCCTCGGCTTCCGCATCGTCCTGGGCATCCTGGGGCTGCTGGTGTTCGGCAGCATCTTGCTCGGCCTGTTCGCCCTGGTCGTGGGTGCCGACCTCGCGAACCTCGGGACCTCGGTGATGCTCGGATCCATCGGCCTCGTCGTCGTCGTCATCGCGGCGGCGGCGCTCGTCCTCGGGACCATCTCGGGCTTCACGAACGTCTTCGTCGTCCCGTTGATGGTTCAGGGCGACGAGGGCATCCTCGCCGGCTGGGGCCGGCTCTGGTCGTCGATAACCGCCGAACCCAAACAGTACCTCGCGTACCTCTTTCTCTCGGTGGTCCTGGGCATCGGCGTCGGCATCGTCGGCGCCGTGCTGGGCGCCATCGCCTTCGTCGTCCTCGCCATCCCCTTCGGCATCGTCGGGGCGCTGTTCTGGTTCGCGCTGGGCGAGGGTCTCGCGTCGGGCGTCCTCGTCGGTATCGTCGCCTTGCTGTTCGTGCTGGCCCTGCTCGTGGTCGCGAACCTCATCAAGGCCCCGCTCCAGTCGTTCCTCCGGTACTACGCGATGCTGGTGCTGGGCGATATCGACGCCGACCTGGACCCCATCCCCGAGGTCCGGGCTTCGATTCGCGACGAGGCGTAG
- a CDS encoding DUF5790 family protein, which produces MTQTSLDDDELFGEAASEMRSDVEASLDEARAALPDADAVWDVEADNTLGVLNALKTALDVGDAEDHLRDAKKWYTMGERADAFEDAEDLAEDIETVEELVETVEDAREQVGDLTATIPQLRSTLEEFAADDEQADADGDAEAEAGA; this is translated from the coding sequence ATGACACAGACCAGTCTGGACGACGACGAACTGTTCGGCGAAGCGGCCTCGGAGATGCGCTCCGACGTCGAGGCGTCGCTCGACGAGGCCCGTGCGGCGCTCCCCGACGCCGACGCCGTCTGGGACGTCGAGGCCGACAACACGCTCGGCGTGCTCAACGCCCTGAAGACCGCCCTCGACGTCGGCGACGCCGAGGACCACCTGCGCGACGCCAAGAAGTGGTACACCATGGGCGAGCGCGCCGACGCCTTCGAGGACGCCGAGGACCTCGCCGAGGATATCGAGACCGTCGAGGAACTCGTCGAGACCGTCGAGGACGCCCGCGAACAGGTCGGGGACCTCACCGCGACGATTCCACAGCTGCGCAGCACGCTCGAGGAGTTCGCGGCCGACGACGAACAGGCCGACGCGGACGGTGACGCCGAGGCCGAGGCCGGCGCCTGA
- a CDS encoding creatininase family protein has protein sequence MDLSEATWPDAAAVDTDLAVLPVGSTEQHGPHAPLGTDVLTAEAVARAGADAYEDEVVVAPAVPVGVAEEHRQFAGTLWVSEDTFRDYVRETVASLAHHGWDRVVVVNGHGGNVDALREVCGQITRHDDAYAVPFTWFDAVDAHDMGHGGPVETSLLWHTDPDSVDESRLEAAAEDGADGWGEWVEGVNLTYDTVEFSENGVVGDPREASAERGDALLDEASEALATVLSRVATRER, from the coding sequence ATGGACCTCTCCGAGGCGACGTGGCCCGACGCGGCCGCGGTCGACACCGACCTGGCGGTGCTGCCGGTCGGAAGCACGGAACAGCACGGCCCGCACGCGCCGCTGGGGACGGACGTGCTGACGGCCGAAGCGGTCGCCAGGGCGGGCGCGGACGCGTACGAGGACGAGGTGGTCGTCGCGCCGGCGGTTCCCGTCGGCGTCGCCGAAGAGCACCGGCAGTTCGCCGGAACGCTGTGGGTCAGCGAGGACACCTTCCGGGACTACGTCCGCGAGACGGTCGCGAGTCTGGCCCACCACGGCTGGGACCGGGTGGTCGTCGTCAACGGGCACGGCGGCAACGTCGATGCACTACGCGAGGTCTGTGGCCAAATTACTCGGCACGACGACGCCTACGCGGTCCCGTTTACCTGGTTCGACGCGGTCGACGCACACGACATGGGTCACGGCGGGCCAGTCGAGACCAGTCTCCTGTGGCACACCGACCCCGACAGTGTCGACGAGTCGCGCCTCGAAGCGGCCGCCGAGGACGGTGCCGACGGCTGGGGCGAGTGGGTCGAAGGCGTCAACCTGACCTACGATACGGTAGAGTTCAGCGAGAACGGCGTTGTGGGTGACCCCCGCGAGGCGAGTGCCGAGCGCGGGGACGCACTGCTGGACGAAGCGAGCGAAGCGCTTGCTACGGTGCTTTCACGGGTCGCGACGCGCGAACGATAG
- a CDS encoding DUF3179 domain-containing (seleno)protein produces MKPERITLAGVSAVLLATGLAVVAPSLTPGLVDWYWLFELLLVGTATLFALTALAWGVLTYVVGADYEPPEAVHGGDDIQVRILTVDAADVVQATVDSLPSELDDVHVVAETDFDVGVVNDCLNGLPVVVASRSGVEPVAYVRGVDGRTVQFERDGEYLVAGGSQWDITSGRAVDGSYEGAKLIQANDRSPMFWFAWAQFYPETDIWGS; encoded by the coding sequence ATGAAACCCGAGCGCATCACCCTGGCCGGAGTCAGTGCGGTCCTGCTGGCGACTGGGCTCGCGGTCGTCGCCCCGTCGCTGACACCCGGACTGGTCGACTGGTACTGGCTGTTCGAACTGCTCCTCGTCGGCACGGCGACGCTGTTCGCCCTCACCGCACTCGCGTGGGGCGTCCTGACCTACGTCGTCGGAGCTGACTACGAACCGCCCGAGGCAGTCCACGGCGGCGACGATATCCAGGTCCGCATCCTTACCGTCGACGCCGCCGACGTCGTCCAGGCGACCGTCGACTCGCTCCCGAGTGAACTCGACGACGTCCACGTGGTCGCCGAGACCGACTTCGACGTCGGCGTCGTGAACGACTGTCTGAACGGCCTCCCGGTCGTGGTCGCGAGTCGGTCCGGGGTGGAACCGGTCGCCTACGTCCGCGGCGTCGACGGCCGGACGGTCCAGTTCGAGCGTGACGGCGAGTACCTCGTCGCCGGTGGCTCCCAGTGGGATATCACGTCGGGGCGCGCCGTAGACGGCTCCTACGAGGGGGCGAAGTTGATACAGGCCAACGACCGCTCGCCGATGTTCTGGTTCGCCTGGGCGCAGTTCTACCCCGAGACCGATATCTGGGGCTCCTGA
- a CDS encoding cold-shock protein, with protein MAKGTVDFFNDTGGYGFIETEDADEDVFFHMEDVGGPDLEEGQELEFDIEQADKGPRATNVTRL; from the coding sequence ATGGCGAAAGGAACGGTTGATTTCTTCAACGACACTGGCGGTTACGGTTTCATCGAGACTGAGGACGCGGACGAGGACGTTTTCTTCCACATGGAGGACGTTGGCGGCCCTGACCTCGAAGAGGGACAGGAACTCGAATTCGACATCGAACAAGCGGACAAGGGTCCGCGCGCGACCAACGTCACCCGGCTCTAA
- a CDS encoding cold-shock protein: MATGKVDFFNDTGGYGFIDTEDSDEDVFFHMEDVGGPDLEEGQEVEFDIEQADKGPRATNVTRL, translated from the coding sequence ATGGCAACAGGCAAAGTAGACTTCTTCAACGACACGGGCGGTTACGGTTTCATAGACACTGAGGACTCCGACGAGGACGTCTTCTTCCACATGGAAGACGTCGGCGGCCCTGACCTCGAAGAGGGGCAGGAAGTCGAGTTCGACATTGAACAAGCGGACAAGGGTCCGCGCGCGACCAACGTCACCCGACTCTAA
- a CDS encoding cold-shock protein, translated as MATGKVDFFNDTGGYGFIDTEEEDDDVFFHMEDVGGPDLEEGQEVEFDIEQADKGPRASNLTRL; from the coding sequence ATGGCTACTGGTAAAGTAGACTTCTTCAACGACACGGGTGGTTACGGGTTCATCGACACCGAGGAAGAGGACGACGACGTCTTCTTCCACATGGAGGACGTCGGCGGTCCTGACCTCGAGGAGGGGCAGGAAGTCGAGTTCGACATCGAGCAAGCGGACAAGGGTCCGCGCGCGAGCAACCTCACGCGGCTGTAA
- a CDS encoding DUF429 domain-containing protein, with the protein MATELYVGVVWSGETWLGVGFTKSGFDHTAAFDGIGDCWARYEETARSILVSLPVGLVESGDPTRECDALARSVLGPRDVAVLTPPVREATRKRRYSTGNRVHERKSGEPLSEAAFGLSDGIAMLDELLQEIPEAAAVVRSAHPELCFRAFADEPLEHSRETAAGYAERMRTLAHYDRDAAPTVQKAAEATDGAPVTIADVLDAVVLAYTAQPGSGTLRTLPADPPTDRKGLPMELVYRADAPLGES; encoded by the coding sequence ATGGCCACGGAGCTGTACGTCGGCGTCGTCTGGAGCGGAGAGACGTGGCTCGGCGTCGGCTTCACGAAGTCCGGCTTCGACCACACCGCCGCGTTCGACGGCATCGGCGACTGCTGGGCCCGGTACGAGGAGACGGCGCGGTCGATCCTGGTCTCGCTCCCCGTCGGCCTCGTCGAGTCCGGCGACCCGACCCGGGAGTGTGACGCGCTCGCCCGGTCGGTCCTCGGCCCGCGCGACGTCGCCGTGCTGACGCCGCCGGTCCGTGAGGCGACGCGCAAGCGACGCTACTCGACGGGGAACCGGGTCCACGAGCGAAAGAGCGGCGAACCGCTCTCCGAGGCGGCCTTCGGGCTCAGCGACGGTATCGCCATGCTCGACGAGTTGCTCCAGGAGATTCCCGAGGCGGCGGCGGTGGTCCGGTCGGCCCATCCCGAGCTGTGCTTCCGGGCCTTCGCCGACGAGCCGCTAGAACACTCGCGGGAGACGGCAGCGGGCTACGCCGAGCGGATGCGGACGCTGGCACACTACGACCGCGACGCCGCGCCGACCGTCCAGAAGGCCGCCGAGGCGACCGACGGCGCGCCCGTCACCATCGCCGACGTCCTCGACGCGGTGGTGCTCGCCTACACCGCACAGCCCGGGTCGGGAACGCTCCGGACCCTGCCAGCCGACCCCCCGACAGACCGGAAAGGGCTCCCGATGGAGCTGGTGTACCGCGCGGACGCGCCGCTCGGCGAGTCCTGA
- a CDS encoding nucleotidyltransferase family protein, whose translation MDGVVLAAGEGTRMRPLTADRPKGLVTVAGRRLLSHCFDTLLSVGIERLVVVVGYRGDDIVDYYGDAYEGTPIEYVRQDERLGLAHALRQALPAVEGTFVAMNGDNVCRADLAAVLDRHRETDAAATLLVERVSRAQAKETGVVETGPDGRVTGLVEKPDDPPSTLVSRGFYVFGPAIDPACRLVTPSARGEYELPAAIDLLCTAGHRVEAVELDGWCHNVNEPADRTHVEGRLD comes from the coding sequence ATGGACGGCGTGGTACTCGCGGCGGGCGAGGGGACCCGGATGCGCCCGCTCACCGCCGACCGACCGAAGGGACTCGTCACCGTCGCCGGGCGGCGGCTGCTCTCACACTGCTTCGATACCCTGCTGTCGGTCGGTATCGAGCGGCTCGTCGTCGTGGTGGGGTACCGTGGCGACGACATCGTCGACTACTACGGCGACGCCTACGAGGGGACACCAATCGAGTACGTCCGGCAGGACGAGCGACTCGGCCTCGCCCACGCGCTCCGACAGGCGCTCCCGGCTGTCGAGGGCACGTTCGTCGCGATGAACGGTGACAACGTCTGCCGGGCGGACCTCGCGGCCGTCCTCGACCGACACCGCGAGACGGACGCTGCCGCGACACTGCTCGTCGAACGCGTCTCCCGTGCGCAGGCCAAGGAGACTGGCGTCGTCGAGACGGGCCCCGACGGCCGCGTGACCGGCCTGGTCGAGAAACCTGACGACCCGCCGTCGACACTGGTCAGCCGCGGGTTCTACGTCTTCGGACCGGCCATCGACCCCGCATGCCGGCTCGTCACGCCCAGCGCTCGCGGCGAGTACGAACTCCCCGCCGCCATCGACCTGCTGTGTACCGCCGGGCACCGCGTCGAGGCCGTCGAACTCGACGGCTGGTGTCACAACGTGAACGAACCGGCCGACCGGACGCACGTCGAGGGTCGACTAGACTGA
- a CDS encoding DUF4864 domain-containing protein — MAPSRPRLATSAVAALVVLSGCAGLFAGEDTETPEPTVTPAPVPEDAGRNTPPADTGTATPTLSTSPPNGRALGGTAPPRDYWAGITADENGTAVTQPRYLALEPTCERPPGQVVHIQVAALGNNDPTTDEGLNATWRFFAPSYRQSFGSYTGFTDTFIVQYRPLFTARAVAYGPLTLDGDVATQRVSVLGPDGATTSYTWRVENQTAAAYEGCWMTTGVVPVTSQ; from the coding sequence ATGGCTCCCTCGCGTCCGCGGCTCGCCACTTCGGCCGTCGCGGCCCTCGTGGTGTTGTCCGGCTGTGCCGGTCTCTTCGCCGGCGAGGACACCGAGACACCAGAGCCGACGGTGACGCCAGCCCCGGTGCCCGAGGACGCCGGGCGCAACACGCCGCCCGCCGACACCGGGACGGCCACGCCGACCCTGTCGACGTCACCGCCCAACGGTCGCGCCCTCGGCGGGACGGCGCCCCCTCGCGACTACTGGGCCGGTATCACCGCCGACGAAAACGGGACGGCCGTTACTCAGCCGCGATACCTCGCCCTCGAACCGACCTGCGAGCGCCCGCCGGGGCAGGTCGTCCACATCCAGGTGGCCGCGCTCGGTAACAACGACCCGACCACCGACGAGGGACTCAACGCCACCTGGCGCTTCTTCGCCCCGTCCTACCGCCAGTCGTTCGGCTCCTACACCGGGTTCACCGACACCTTCATCGTCCAGTACCGGCCGCTGTTCACCGCCCGGGCCGTCGCGTACGGCCCGCTCACGCTGGACGGCGACGTCGCAACCCAGCGGGTCAGCGTGCTGGGGCCGGATGGCGCGACGACGAGCTACACCTGGCGCGTCGAGAACCAGACCGCGGCCGCCTACGAGGGGTGCTGGATGACGACGGGCGTGGTTCCAGTGACGAGTCAGTAG